A single window of Doryrhamphus excisus isolate RoL2022-K1 chromosome 5, RoL_Dexc_1.0, whole genome shotgun sequence DNA harbors:
- the cracd gene encoding capping protein inhibiting regulator of actin dynamics isoform X4: protein MFPKVLLQWCAALSSCAAQIAEKTRRQGKFQPFRRLFGKKKKREAEGGFDGAQLKGSFSTGEVCNGVVSDEEVPSQSLRDLNPIGSRALSHDSIFIPEESVQEVGPCHTTMSQENVSDKVKNLQKQIAQTIKFGQKPPSLRRSEGDEGSSDEEEVPRSPLRVMAQVETTEPAKAEPMQVAPQAKQHSTPVKSPRSKRVLPPSGTIESVNLDAVPHSVPLLDNTAAKHKLSVKPKNQRVSRKHRRFTQDLQEVSIPGLVQEDLEAAGVSTDHERRSSVEESLETLKKHRMLEEERLQAKRKRELEEEEKRSRAEQLRLKEERCRKQRQEEEEQRRLLEEAQRRKEEEERRMRKEEEMKQRRKEEEEKRRQEEEEARRQQELEAERLRLEKLREEEEKMKKKKEAEKKRLQEVEEKQKQEQRRMAEQDDDGCSDPQERKRRAEELRWREMEERQRPFSFQVSSGEKEILFQKVHLTPVTPASIGGGGDPREGTKPPEAPDSPNRSPYVPHTAILVTGAQLCGTAVNLDQIKDTACKSLLGLGEDRKTQGTPPPTKSKTSPDRKSGKAKSLTESTLCADPSSAAVLAEWATIRSKIFKGVEEGKYDEYPEPSKNQHEVTHEDQQELAHSHLRKTMSASAKFSITPAKKKFGDSNRSSECFSPDDKMTGEELTPSEASASASPATSRKPQSRMSKTVRIVERGSEECVFAKDLPSFLVPTPGAKPDGPESKSRDRSDSAESQSRLEDDGQSPDSEDKPSPFGIKLRRTNYSLRFHSEQSMEKRKKRYSAGDSFDGVPSPLTPMDPDSDTSPVFSNKSSPASPHQEAPLAKYSLASASPVMPRAGSGKSPCPTLQWEGDSVPSKPSLYRRPTTSPKPTDGVPTPPPSPSPKAAHGATVVQREVAEDSANQNQTSAVAQLQRSGQCQIQGEEEPKERRSFFPSINIPWREKVDRKTELIKREKPSLQSRHSLDSARVQEKEAGPLWITLALQKQKGFREQQQNREDRRSQREAKLAEKQARESVVLSSPTDSKGSGSSSPGSKAQTPEELKRPDSLLGRFERREQLKKANTLPSSVTVEIADSTPSPPAVKDVSKRFPSIDSPQVSTEPAWLALAKRKAKAWSDCPQIIK from the exons CAGAGAAGACAAGGCGACAGGGCAAGTTCCAGCCCTTCAGACGTCTCtttgggaagaagaagaagcgggaGGCCGAAGGTGGATTTGATGGAGCGCAGTTAAAGGGTAGTTTTTCCACGGGGGAGGTGTGCAATGGAGTTGTGTCGGATGAGGAGGTGCCCAGTCAAAGTCTAAG GGACCTCAATCCCATTGGATCTAGAGCCCTCTCGCACGACAGCATCTTTATTCCAGAGGAATCGGTGCAGGAGGTTGGCCCGTGTCACACCACCATGTCCCAGGAAAATGTCTCGGATAAAGTTAAAAATCTGCAG AAGCAGATTGCTCAGACTATCAAATTTGGCCAGAAGCCCCCCTCTCTGAGGAGAAGTGAGGGAGATGAGGGAAGTTCAGATGAAGAGGAGGTTCCCCGGAGCCCTCTGAGGGTGATGGCACAAGTAGAGACCACCGAGCCAGCAAAAGCAGAGCCAATG CAGGTGGCCCCTCAGGCAAAACAACATAGCACTCCAGTGAAATCCCCCAGGTCCAAAAGAGTTCTTCCGCCCAGTGGTACCATAGAGTCGGTCAACCTGGATGCTGTTCCACATTCAGTTCCTCTCCTGGACAACACTGCTGCCAAGCATAAGCTGTCTGTCAAACCCAAGAATCAGAGGGTTTCACGCAAGCATAGACGCTTTACCCAG GATCTCCAAGAAGTGTCCATCCCTGGCTTGGTGCAGGAGGACTTGGAAGCAGCAGGCGTTTCCACAGATCATGAACGCAGATCTTCTGTGGAAGAATCACTCGAAACCCTCAAGAAACACAGAATGCTTGAGGAGGAACGACTGCAAGCCAAGAGGAAGCGAGagctggaggaagaggagaagaggagcaGAGCAGAGCAGCTGAGACTCAAGGAGGAGAGGTGTCGAAAACAACGGCAAGAGGAGGAAGAACAGAGGAGGCTTCTTGAGGAGGCTCAGAGgaggaaagaggaagaggagagaagGATGAGAAAGGAAGAGGAGATgaagcaaagaaggaaggaagaagaggagaagaggcgtcaggaggaggaggaagcgagGAGGCAGCAGGAGTTGGAGGCTGAGCGGCTACGTTTGGAGAAGctgagggaggaagaggagaagatgaagaaaaagaaggaaGCTGAGAAGAAGAGGTTGCAGGAGgttgaggaaaaacaaaagcaggAACAGAGGCGGATGGCGGAGCAAGACGATGACGGATGCTCCGATCCtcaggagaggaagaggagagctGAAGAGCTTCGCTGGAGAGAGATGGAGGAGCGACAGAGACCTTTCTCCTTCCAAGTGTCCTCTGGAGAAAAAGAAATCCTCTTCCAGAAGGTCCATTTGACGCCTGTTACTCCTGCCTCCATTGGAGGTGGAGGTGATCCAAGAGAAGGCACCAAGCCCCCTGAAGCACCGGACTCTCCCAACCGTTCTCCATATGTACCTCACACCGCCATCCTGGTGACGGGGGCTCAGCTGTGCGGAACGGCTGTCAATTTAGACCAGATCAAGGACACCGCCTGCAAATCCCTCCTGGGTCTCGGTGAGGACAGAAAGACCCAAGGAACACCGCCGCCCACCAAGAGCAAGACATCACCAGACCGCAAGTCAGGCAAGGCTAAATCCCTGACCGAGTCCACGTTGTGTGCAGATCCCTCAAGTGCTGCTGTCTTGGCGGAGTGGGCGACGATTAGATCCAAAATATTCAAAGGAGTGGAGGAGGGGAAGTACGACGAGTACCCGGAGCCCAGCAAGAACCAACATGAAGTCACCCACGAAGACCAGCAGGAGTTGGCCCACTCACACCTGAGAAAGACCATGTCTGCCAGCGCCAAGTTCTCCATCACCCCCGCAAAGAAGAAGTTTGGAGATTCCAACAGGAGTTCTGAGTGTTTCAGCCCCGATGATAAAATGACAGGCGAGGAACTGACGCCGTCTGAAGCGTCTGCTTCAGCCTCGCCAGCCACAAGCCGTAAACCGCAGAGCAGGATGAGTAAGACCGTCCGCATCGTAGAGAGAGGGTCAGAGGAATGTGTGTTTGCCAAAGACCTCCCCTCTTTCCTAGTTCCCACCCCAGGAGCCAAACCTGATGGGCCAGAGTCCAAGAGTAGGGACAGGAGTGACTCTGCAGAGTCTCAGAGCAGACTAGAGGATGATGGGCAGAGTCCGGACAGCGAGGACAAGCCTTCACCTTTTGGCATCAAGCTGAGGAGGACCAACTATTCCCTTCGATTCCACAGCGAACAGTCCATGGAGAAAAGGAAGAAACGCTACAGTGCTGGGGATAGCTTTGATGGTGTTCCTTCTCCCCTGACCCCCATGGATCCAGACTCTGACACCTCCCCTGTCTTTTCTAACAAGTCCAGTCCAGCCTCGCCTCATCAAGAAGCTCCCCTTGCTAAGTACTCTCTTGCATCAGCCTCCCCCGTCATGCCGCGGGCCGGGTCAGGCAAGTCCCCCTGCCCGACGCTGCAATGGGAAGGCGACAGCGTGCCTTCCAAGCCATCGCTCTACCGGAGACCCACCACGTCGCCAAAACCCACTGATGGCGTTCCGACACCCCCTCCGTCACCGTCACCTAAAGCAGCTCACGGTGCCACGGTGGTGCAGAGGGAAGTGGCTGAAGACTCAGCCAACCAGAATCAGACGTCTGCGGTGGCCCAGTTGCAGCGGAGCGGCCAATGCCAAATACAAGGGGAGGAGGAGCCCAAGGAGAGGAGATCCTTCTTCCCTTCCATCAACATTCCCTGGAGGGAGAAGGTGGACAGGAAAACAGAGCTCATCAAGAGAG AAAAGCCCTCATTGCAGAGCAGGCACTCGCTGGATAGCGCCAGGGTCCAGGAGAAGGAGGCGGGGCCCTTGTGGATCACACTGGCGCTGCAGAAGCAGAAGGGCTTCAGGGAGCAGCAGCAGAATCGCGAGGATCGCCGCAGCCAACGGGAAGCCAAGTTGGCTGAAAAACAAGCCAGAGAGAGT GTTGTCCTGTCCAGCCCCACGGACAGCAAAGGTAGCGGGAGCAGCAGTCCAGGTTCTAAAGCTCAGACGCCGGAGGAGCTCAAGAGACCTGACAGCCTCCTGGGACGGTTCGAGCGCAGGGAACAACTGAAAAAAGCAAACACTCTTCCCAGCTCAGTCACTG TTGAAATCGCAGACTCCACACCATCGCCACCTGCTGTCAAGGACGTGTCTAAGCGCTTCCCCTCCATCGACTCCCCGCAGGTGTCTACAGAGCCAGCCTGGCTGGCCCTGGCCAAGCGAAAGGCCAAAGCCTGGAGCGACTGTCCCCAGATCATCaagtaa